A genomic stretch from uncultured Pseudodesulfovibrio sp. includes:
- a CDS encoding pseudouridine synthase, whose translation MDSQKEHIVSDTSDGARLDKVLESFVDGKSLRLRRRLCDDGRVLVDGKARKPGYKVHTGQQIEIIAGSETMPGAELGVYVVDRNDSFAAVFKPGGVHSAAIAGRDTPCVEGVLPELFPDNDPILLNRLDYLTSGLLLVALTKEAVNEYHELEDNGYIRKYYCAEVHGRLDGVVSVRSALDTDDRKTTRVLDEESDDPFRWTDVTALSHDHEKDTTMVRCLIMKGARHQIRAHLASVDHPIIGDPLYVSGDGENFLHLHHEKLELPGFFVQVSCPWGSGDL comes from the coding sequence ATGGATAGTCAGAAAGAACATATTGTCAGTGATACCTCGGACGGGGCGCGGCTGGATAAAGTCCTTGAGTCTTTCGTGGACGGGAAAAGCCTTCGTCTGCGGCGACGGTTGTGCGACGATGGACGTGTGCTCGTGGACGGAAAAGCGAGGAAGCCCGGGTATAAGGTTCATACAGGGCAGCAAATAGAAATTATTGCAGGGAGTGAAACCATGCCTGGAGCGGAATTGGGAGTGTACGTGGTTGATCGGAATGATTCTTTTGCTGCTGTTTTCAAACCTGGCGGTGTGCATTCCGCAGCCATTGCGGGGCGCGATACTCCGTGCGTTGAGGGTGTCTTGCCTGAACTTTTTCCCGATAATGATCCCATCTTGCTGAACAGGCTTGATTATCTGACCTCCGGGCTTTTGCTGGTCGCTTTGACCAAGGAAGCCGTCAACGAATATCATGAACTGGAAGACAACGGGTACATCAGGAAATACTATTGTGCCGAGGTCCATGGACGGTTGGACGGGGTCGTTTCTGTACGTAGCGCCTTGGACACGGATGATCGAAAAACGACGCGTGTTCTGGATGAGGAGTCTGATGATCCTTTCCGCTGGACCGATGTCACGGCTCTTTCCCATGATCATGAAAAGGACACGACAATGGTGCGTTGTCTGATCATGAAGGGTGCGCGGCATCAGATTCGGGCGCATCTGGCAAGCGTTGACCATCCTATTATCGGCGATCCCCTATATGTAAGTGGTGATGGTGAAAACTTTTTGCATCTTCATCATGAAAAGCTTGAATTGCCTGGATTCTTTGTGCAGGTATCGTGTCCATGGGGGAGTGGCGACCTGTAA
- a CDS encoding ornithine cyclodeaminase family protein, with translation MPSEVLWISAREIDQLGITMLDVMNAVEIGFAAIGRGEGEMPAKIGIHSREDCFIHAMPCYLGGDIDRAGVKCVSGYPPNPAKGLPYITGIMLLNDPDTGIPVAVMDAAWVTAWRTGAASGVYARHFGHPDTRSVTIVGTGVQGRVNLLAMKEVFPKLTEVRCFDIFESSIEKFITDMQPKLPEAGFITCTDLETAVKDTDVLITCTPIVEAPERSIPQSWVKEDCLVISVDYDSAIHEDVFKDANFTCDNQNQYVWTQEQGTYFQNGYPLPTDITADMGEICAGLKQGVREGKRGAVLMGIASHDIMTASLIYDRATAAGLGTKVEL, from the coding sequence ATGCCTTCAGAAGTGCTTTGGATATCGGCTAGGGAAATCGACCAGCTCGGCATTACCATGCTGGACGTCATGAACGCGGTTGAGATCGGTTTCGCTGCCATTGGCCGCGGCGAAGGAGAGATGCCCGCAAAGATCGGTATCCATTCACGCGAAGACTGTTTCATTCATGCCATGCCCTGCTACCTCGGCGGCGACATCGACCGCGCCGGGGTTAAATGCGTCTCCGGTTATCCGCCAAACCCTGCCAAGGGCCTCCCGTATATAACCGGCATAATGTTGTTGAATGATCCCGACACGGGTATTCCCGTGGCGGTCATGGACGCGGCATGGGTGACAGCGTGGCGCACAGGTGCCGCTTCCGGGGTATACGCAAGGCACTTCGGTCATCCCGACACACGTTCAGTGACCATCGTCGGCACCGGCGTACAGGGTCGCGTGAACCTGTTGGCCATGAAAGAAGTCTTTCCCAAATTAACGGAAGTCCGCTGCTTCGATATTTTTGAATCCTCCATTGAGAAGTTCATTACCGATATGCAGCCCAAACTGCCCGAGGCCGGCTTCATCACCTGTACGGACCTTGAAACGGCGGTGAAAGACACTGACGTGCTCATCACCTGCACACCGATTGTCGAAGCCCCGGAACGGTCCATACCGCAATCATGGGTCAAGGAAGACTGCCTCGTCATTTCCGTAGATTATGATTCCGCAATTCACGAAGATGTATTCAAAGATGCCAACTTCACCTGTGACAACCAGAATCAGTATGTCTGGACTCAGGAACAAGGCACATATTTCCAGAACGGCTACCCGCTTCCGACTGACATCACTGCCGACATGGGCGAAATCTGTGCAGGTCTGAAACAAGGCGTACGGGAAGGCAAACGCGGCGCCGTACTCATGGGTATCGCCAGTCATGACATCATGACCGCATCCCTCATTTACGACAGAGCGACAGCCGCCGGACTCGGCACCAAGGTCGAGCTATAG
- a CDS encoding EamA family transporter produces MAGFIYVLAAAFMWGLIGVFTQYILAEGVSALEIAFWRASIAWVMFLTHAVVTQQTRVHRTDLPALFGFGFICVTLFYGSYQIAIRDVGIGLAAVLLYTAPAWVAFLSWLVLKEAMTKTKMACVVMTILGVSCISLGPQLVSGTSFNLNLFGLIAGLVSGFTYALYYIFGKKFLYRYATPTIFVYALPFGAALLLPFVDFTEKSPQVWMLLIGLALVTSYGAFSFYYAGLKRLDATHASVIATFEPVVAALFAYLLFGEHFSIFGYMGSSLILVAVFLVVLSGSRASRAAGDEV; encoded by the coding sequence ATGGCCGGATTCATCTATGTTCTGGCCGCAGCCTTCATGTGGGGACTGATCGGTGTCTTTACTCAATATATTCTTGCCGAGGGTGTCAGCGCACTAGAAATAGCATTCTGGCGTGCGTCCATTGCCTGGGTCATGTTCCTGACACATGCGGTCGTGACTCAACAAACCAGAGTCCATCGAACGGACCTGCCCGCCCTGTTTGGTTTCGGATTCATCTGCGTCACGTTGTTTTACGGATCATACCAGATCGCAATCCGTGATGTAGGAATCGGCCTCGCGGCAGTCCTGCTTTACACGGCTCCGGCCTGGGTCGCCTTCCTTTCATGGCTGGTGCTCAAGGAAGCCATGACCAAGACAAAAATGGCGTGCGTAGTCATGACCATACTCGGCGTGTCCTGCATCAGCCTCGGTCCACAACTGGTCAGCGGGACCTCGTTCAATCTCAATTTGTTCGGCCTGATTGCCGGTCTGGTTTCCGGTTTCACCTATGCGCTGTATTATATCTTCGGGAAAAAATTCCTCTACAGATACGCCACGCCAACGATCTTCGTTTACGCCCTCCCCTTCGGCGCGGCGCTCCTCCTACCCTTCGTGGACTTTACAGAGAAAAGCCCCCAGGTGTGGATGCTTCTCATCGGCCTTGCCCTGGTCACATCCTACGGCGCATTCTCATTTTATTACGCAGGATTAAAACGACTGGACGCCACTCATGCATCGGTTATCGCCACCTTCGAGCCAGTGGTTGCCGCACTCTTCGCCTATCTCTTGTTCGGTGAACACTTCTCCATTTTCGGCTACATGGGCAGCTCCCTCATCCTGGTCGCTGTCTTTCTGGTAGTTCTGTCCGGTTCACGGGCCAGCCGCGCAGCCGGAGACGAGGTATAA
- a CDS encoding UvrD-helicase domain-containing protein, protein MSLLKQVKASAGSGKTYQLTRRFLTLLDASSDTAQPFVCTGKTTHGFTWPEIMAVTFTNKAAAEMKERVVKGLKESALNLGDDKHACSPGTARTTLNAILRRYHRLNIRTIDSLLALLLRLFALEFGIRPDFEIVFDEQELFDAIYDHFVDICQIDGPEYELLSEAMNTLIRTEGRSGFWVQDAIRSRIKELTDHLRSIPEPLLTDQATIKDLLAAEFAAFKQSVSDMIVYLNDTGLPANKNFLNFLAKCDSLDLFDPPQDSKLIHKDSFTECILAKGKAMVDDQAEAHYAYLQRIWTQYRANHATLSGAYFLAPAIEIAERLTNGLNELQKQRGMILGSSLAGHVNRLLSGEAGVSEAYCRLGCRLHHLLVDEFQDTSRDQWQAITPLTQECLAKGGSLYFVGDVKQAIYGWRGGDSTLFDEVMNQPDIASIASETTADALPDNWRSFRNVVEFNNLFFHNLEAMDQTGELADILFQDIDESFKVQFSMDLTRSFTDCAQSLPDKNADTQGYVRMTQLPGNSNGDIEDNSLEALDALMDDLIARRNFKDIGILVRSHGHAALVCDLLVQKNIPVITENSLQLDRHPVVRQLAGLLGFLDYPRDDLAFLTFITGSELFQAEAELDSDGLLNWLIIPKKKPLGVKFREDYPELWRRFIEPFYNQSGLMTPYDLTREAIRIFRVLERHPESELYVRRFLEVVHLAEESGYGSLTAFLEYWNDKSDEEKVPLPENIDAVRIMTIHKSKGLEFPVVIVPFHHWSAKQDQDFSVQQFNDYKLLVPMKKGLGQPYNESLGRSVREQLNLLYVAWTRSREELYGFFAEKPATSPALAAMNLFLDLDDNGVFEYGVTPTETVPSVPQAPILPCDLPRSETESRLMEWLPRLRVYRHNLEDYFFNERMRGEVAHRIMEHLTITGDDMADTERAIRLAIEDFPELGALPETEQTQLTGDLREMTLWALSETQLKGWLKYSLREPEIMDANGQFKRLDLLCIGDETVIVDFKTGQPTPKNHEQVREYMDILSSMPDIPEPRGFLVYLDLRELVEVGMEA, encoded by the coding sequence ATGTCGCTTCTCAAACAGGTCAAAGCGTCTGCCGGTTCCGGTAAGACGTATCAACTCACCCGCCGCTTTCTGACGCTGCTCGACGCATCCAGCGACACAGCACAACCATTTGTCTGCACCGGCAAGACAACACACGGCTTTACATGGCCCGAGATCATGGCCGTAACCTTCACCAACAAGGCCGCCGCAGAAATGAAAGAGCGGGTGGTCAAAGGATTAAAAGAGAGCGCACTCAATCTCGGAGATGATAAACATGCCTGTTCTCCGGGAACAGCTCGTACGACCCTGAACGCCATTCTGCGCCGCTATCACAGGCTGAACATCCGCACCATCGACTCCCTGCTCGCCCTGCTTCTCAGACTCTTTGCCCTTGAATTCGGTATCAGACCGGATTTCGAGATAGTATTTGACGAGCAGGAACTGTTCGACGCCATCTATGATCATTTTGTAGACATCTGCCAGATAGACGGCCCGGAATACGAACTGTTGTCCGAGGCCATGAACACACTTATCCGCACCGAAGGACGCAGCGGATTCTGGGTACAGGATGCCATCAGAAGCCGTATCAAGGAATTGACTGACCACCTGCGTTCAATTCCCGAACCGCTGCTCACCGACCAGGCAACCATCAAGGATCTGCTGGCTGCCGAATTCGCGGCTTTCAAACAGTCCGTCAGTGACATGATCGTGTATTTGAACGACACAGGACTGCCGGCCAATAAAAATTTCCTGAACTTCCTCGCTAAGTGCGACAGTCTCGATCTTTTCGACCCGCCGCAGGATTCAAAACTCATTCACAAAGACAGCTTCACGGAATGTATATTGGCAAAAGGCAAAGCCATGGTCGATGACCAAGCTGAAGCGCACTACGCCTATCTGCAACGTATCTGGACACAGTACCGCGCCAATCATGCCACCTTATCCGGCGCGTACTTTCTGGCCCCGGCAATAGAAATAGCGGAGCGACTGACGAACGGCCTCAATGAACTGCAAAAACAGCGCGGCATGATTCTCGGCTCCAGCCTGGCCGGTCACGTCAACCGGCTCCTCTCGGGTGAGGCAGGTGTTTCCGAAGCATATTGCCGCCTCGGTTGTCGACTGCACCACCTGCTCGTGGACGAATTTCAGGACACCAGCCGTGACCAGTGGCAGGCTATCACCCCACTCACTCAGGAATGCCTCGCCAAAGGCGGAAGCCTCTATTTCGTCGGTGATGTCAAACAGGCCATCTATGGCTGGCGCGGCGGAGATTCGACCCTGTTCGACGAGGTCATGAACCAACCCGACATCGCTTCCATTGCCAGTGAGACCACGGCAGACGCCCTGCCCGACAACTGGCGCAGCTTCAGAAATGTGGTGGAGTTCAACAACCTGTTCTTCCACAATCTGGAAGCCATGGACCAGACCGGCGAATTGGCGGACATCCTCTTTCAGGACATAGACGAATCGTTCAAGGTACAGTTTTCCATGGACCTGACCCGCAGTTTCACGGACTGCGCCCAATCCCTGCCCGACAAGAATGCAGACACGCAGGGGTATGTGCGCATGACGCAACTTCCGGGCAACAGCAACGGTGATATCGAAGACAACAGTCTTGAAGCTCTCGATGCGCTCATGGACGACCTTATCGCACGCCGCAACTTCAAGGACATCGGGATACTGGTCCGCTCACATGGACACGCCGCCCTTGTCTGCGACTTGCTGGTGCAAAAGAATATCCCGGTCATCACCGAAAACTCCCTGCAGCTCGACCGGCATCCGGTAGTACGTCAGTTAGCCGGACTGCTCGGCTTTCTTGATTATCCACGAGATGATCTCGCCTTTCTGACGTTCATAACCGGAAGCGAGCTCTTCCAGGCCGAAGCCGAACTGGACAGTGACGGGCTGCTCAACTGGCTCATCATCCCGAAGAAGAAACCACTCGGCGTCAAGTTCCGTGAAGACTACCCTGAACTATGGCGCCGATTCATCGAACCGTTCTACAATCAGTCCGGCCTGATGACGCCCTATGACCTGACTCGCGAAGCCATCCGCATTTTCCGTGTTCTGGAGCGACACCCTGAATCCGAACTCTACGTGCGCCGCTTCCTTGAGGTCGTGCATTTGGCTGAAGAAAGCGGCTATGGATCGCTGACCGCATTCCTTGAATACTGGAACGACAAATCCGATGAAGAAAAAGTCCCTCTTCCTGAGAACATCGATGCTGTGCGCATCATGACAATCCACAAGTCAAAGGGATTGGAATTCCCGGTTGTCATCGTTCCTTTTCATCATTGGTCAGCCAAACAGGATCAGGACTTCTCCGTCCAACAGTTCAACGACTACAAGTTGCTCGTGCCCATGAAAAAAGGGCTTGGTCAGCCATACAATGAAAGTCTGGGGCGCTCGGTCAGGGAACAGCTTAATCTGTTGTACGTGGCCTGGACCAGATCTCGCGAAGAACTCTATGGATTCTTTGCGGAAAAGCCTGCGACATCACCAGCCTTGGCCGCCATGAACCTCTTCCTTGATTTGGATGACAACGGGGTCTTCGAGTACGGTGTCACACCGACAGAAACGGTTCCATCCGTCCCCCAAGCGCCAATTCTCCCCTGCGATCTTCCCCGATCAGAAACTGAAAGCCGACTCATGGAATGGCTTCCCCGATTGCGTGTCTACCGCCACAATCTGGAAGACTATTTTTTCAACGAACGCATGCGCGGCGAAGTCGCTCATCGGATCATGGAACACTTGACCATCACAGGCGACGACATGGCAGACACAGAACGAGCCATCCGTCTTGCGATCGAAGATTTCCCGGAACTCGGCGCACTCCCTGAAACGGAACAGACACAGCTGACTGGCGACCTCCGCGAAATGACCCTATGGGCATTGTCTGAGACACAACTCAAAGGCTGGCTCAAATATAGCCTGCGAGAACCGGAGATCATGGACGCCAACGGTCAATTCAAACGACTTGACCTGCTCTGCATCGGCGACGAAACAGTCATCGTGGATTTCAAGACAGGTCAGCCCACACCGAAAAATCATGAGCAGGTTCGAGAATATATGGACATCCTCTCTTCAATGCCAGACATACCCGAGCCTCGAGGATTCCTCGTCTATCTCGACCTCAGAGAACTTGTTGAAGTCGGGATGGAGGCATAA
- a CDS encoding PD-(D/E)XK nuclease family protein: protein MRHITLIPWHTDFMPAVTEMLIERGDLRNTIVLFPHNRPRRHVKALLIDHPALSRPMFMPHMTSIADFVTGLHRTLAPTPPVRANQLDLVETLRAVVNDLRTTSGSLLSQLPKLDHEQFLPWGMRLVKLMDDLMRQEIEPDDLGYMEGEVSAYAAGLLEQLSAIHAEYTARLMAKGWTTSGLDARFITDNPDAILDALHGKQIIAAGFYALSGAEDTFFKRLWEADILHPVIHGDPALALRETPHWTAAEHSAWLTRWHTTAVIPPKFDTPPTTPNIRFCEGYDRHSQLAGLTTDMNAATTLDETAVVLPDEGALLPVLHGLPDVEPNISMGYPLERTSLARLMETLLSLQENRREDGRYYWKDLIALIRHPYLRLLGPEEKPLRRIFHLWESTMRQGEKYLDPMEWEPPYGDESLTDVDRNVAEPLRVEILNRCLTDFEPVESLADLGDALAGLAELLHSHGERLWHTYLMDAECLFRLTNSVVPQLKSAEASTIPFSRTTRHAFLRRMLSLERVSFEPDPLAGLQVLGVLETRLLHFKRLFILDAVEERLPGTNPYDPLLPDPLRKLLGLPDSRERDNVSGYNFYRLLMGADEAVIYYQSGIQPGLLDSKSVRSRFVEQLLWEQEKQDRQLVETGGPLIKAVTFPTSSIPGAPAAIPATDAIHAALIEKLSSKGLSPSRLDQYMNCPKRFFYSYLSNMRPLDTVNEDGDRSEFGSMIHEVLKDFLTPYTNVLTELSKLDPTPLIAQFDEVFRSHDIFSRLPLDTRMALKKTGRYRLTEFLASQQTATLLGLEKSLTTTVDIDGLTIPLAGQIDRIEQREEDIVILDYKTGQGHLPKKKLWEDIELWDRIYTFGPDVVDMTLLPDMATAVRSIQMPAYLHLYAQCERQTPHDAGLIMLASDGKEHLLFGPKVTEEEREESISEQTPALIHAVIRHMLLATHFAPNPGPACTWCDFKGPCGK from the coding sequence ATGCGACACATTACCCTGATACCGTGGCACACCGATTTCATGCCCGCCGTCACCGAGATGCTGATTGAGCGTGGCGACCTACGCAACACCATCGTACTGTTTCCGCACAACAGGCCACGCCGACACGTCAAGGCATTGCTTATTGACCATCCGGCCCTGTCTCGCCCCATGTTCATGCCGCACATGACCTCTATCGCGGACTTCGTTACAGGTCTGCATCGTACACTGGCACCGACACCACCCGTTCGCGCCAACCAGCTCGATCTAGTGGAAACCCTGCGCGCAGTGGTCAATGATCTTCGGACCACCAGCGGTTCTCTCCTCTCACAACTGCCCAAACTGGATCATGAACAGTTCCTGCCGTGGGGCATGCGTCTGGTCAAACTCATGGACGACCTCATGCGCCAGGAGATCGAACCGGATGATCTCGGCTACATGGAAGGCGAAGTTTCGGCCTATGCCGCAGGCCTGTTGGAACAACTCAGCGCCATACACGCCGAGTACACCGCCCGACTGATGGCAAAAGGCTGGACCACCTCCGGCCTGGACGCGCGCTTCATCACCGATAATCCGGACGCGATTCTCGACGCACTCCATGGAAAGCAGATCATTGCCGCCGGCTTTTATGCCTTGAGCGGTGCCGAAGACACATTCTTCAAACGACTGTGGGAAGCAGACATCCTGCATCCGGTCATCCACGGTGATCCGGCTCTGGCTCTAAGGGAGACACCCCACTGGACCGCCGCCGAACACTCGGCATGGCTGACACGATGGCACACAACGGCTGTTATTCCTCCAAAATTCGACACACCGCCCACCACACCGAATATCCGTTTCTGCGAAGGCTATGACCGCCATTCACAACTGGCCGGGCTGACCACAGACATGAATGCAGCAACCACGCTGGATGAAACCGCCGTGGTCCTGCCGGACGAGGGAGCCCTGCTCCCTGTTCTGCACGGTCTGCCGGACGTTGAACCCAACATTTCCATGGGATATCCGCTGGAACGAACCTCACTGGCCCGACTGATGGAAACCCTGCTGAGCTTGCAGGAAAACAGGCGTGAGGATGGCCGATACTACTGGAAAGACCTGATCGCGCTCATTCGGCATCCTTATCTGCGTCTCCTCGGTCCCGAAGAAAAGCCGCTGCGAAGGATATTCCATCTATGGGAATCAACCATGCGTCAGGGCGAGAAGTACCTCGACCCCATGGAATGGGAACCACCCTATGGGGATGAATCGCTCACGGATGTGGACCGAAACGTAGCCGAACCGTTACGCGTGGAGATTCTCAACCGCTGCCTGACTGATTTTGAGCCTGTAGAGAGTCTGGCCGATCTCGGCGATGCTCTGGCCGGACTTGCCGAGCTCCTGCATTCCCACGGCGAACGGCTCTGGCACACGTATCTCATGGACGCCGAATGTCTGTTCCGGCTGACCAACTCGGTTGTTCCTCAACTCAAAAGCGCAGAGGCAAGCACCATCCCGTTCAGCCGGACCACGCGCCACGCTTTTCTACGGCGTATGCTATCCCTTGAACGCGTCTCTTTTGAACCGGACCCCCTTGCCGGATTACAAGTCCTCGGCGTCCTGGAAACACGCCTGCTGCATTTCAAGCGACTGTTTATTCTCGATGCAGTGGAAGAACGCCTTCCCGGCACCAATCCTTATGATCCTCTTCTACCGGACCCGCTCAGAAAACTGCTCGGCCTGCCCGACTCACGGGAGCGGGACAATGTTTCCGGTTACAACTTTTATCGTCTCCTGATGGGAGCGGACGAAGCCGTCATCTACTATCAAAGCGGTATCCAGCCAGGACTGCTCGACTCCAAATCCGTACGCAGTCGATTTGTGGAACAACTCCTCTGGGAACAGGAAAAACAGGACAGGCAGCTTGTGGAAACTGGCGGACCTTTGATCAAAGCCGTGACATTCCCCACGAGTTCAATCCCCGGCGCTCCGGCTGCCATCCCGGCAACTGACGCCATTCACGCAGCCCTGATAGAGAAGCTATCCAGTAAAGGTCTTTCGCCTTCACGGCTGGATCAGTACATGAACTGTCCAAAGCGATTCTTTTACAGTTACCTCAGCAATATGCGCCCTCTTGATACTGTCAACGAAGATGGTGACCGAAGCGAATTCGGTTCCATGATTCACGAAGTGCTCAAGGATTTTCTGACGCCATATACAAATGTTCTCACGGAGCTGTCCAAACTCGACCCGACGCCACTTATTGCACAATTCGACGAGGTTTTCCGGTCACATGACATCTTTTCCCGCCTACCGTTGGACACCCGGATGGCCTTGAAAAAAACAGGCCGATACCGGCTGACGGAATTCCTGGCATCCCAGCAAACAGCCACGTTGCTCGGATTGGAAAAATCGCTCACGACAACCGTTGATATTGATGGGTTGACCATCCCATTAGCAGGACAAATCGACCGCATCGAACAACGCGAAGAAGATATCGTCATCCTCGACTACAAGACCGGACAAGGCCATCTGCCCAAGAAGAAACTCTGGGAGGACATAGAACTCTGGGACCGCATATATACTTTCGGCCCGGATGTGGTGGACATGACACTCCTGCCGGACATGGCAACAGCCGTCCGCAGCATCCAGATGCCTGCCTACCTCCACCTGTATGCCCAATGCGAACGGCAGACCCCGCACGATGCAGGGCTGATCATGCTTGCTTCAGACGGTAAGGAACACCTTCTCTTCGGCCCAAAAGTCACAGAAGAAGAACGCGAAGAAAGTATCAGCGAGCAGACTCCTGCATTGATTCATGCTGTTATCAGACATATGCTTCTGGCAACTCACTTCGCCCCTAATCCTGGCCCGGCATGCACATGGTGCGATTTCAAGGGACCGTGCGGAAAATAG
- a CDS encoding PPC domain-containing DNA-binding protein, translating to MQYSEGTIGRVFTLRLEEGERVPDCIEHFAKEHDIKTAMCTMIGGIDNGNIVVGPKDGKEPIIDPILYPINGAHEVAALGTLFPNEEGKPILHMHAALGRDGKTRTGCIRPGLDVWLVGEVIIMEILNTDMLRKKEPKSGLALLSKK from the coding sequence ATGCAATACAGTGAAGGAACCATCGGTCGGGTATTCACCCTCCGTCTGGAAGAAGGCGAACGTGTCCCGGACTGCATCGAACACTTTGCCAAAGAACACGATATCAAAACAGCGATGTGTACCATGATAGGCGGCATTGACAACGGCAACATCGTGGTCGGTCCCAAAGACGGTAAAGAGCCCATTATCGACCCTATATTGTATCCCATCAACGGTGCACACGAGGTAGCCGCCCTCGGGACACTTTTCCCCAATGAGGAGGGCAAGCCAATCCTGCACATGCATGCGGCTCTGGGACGGGATGGCAAAACTCGCACAGGTTGCATCCGCCCCGGCCTCGACGTCTGGCTCGTTGGAGAAGTCATCATCATGGAAATCCTGAACACTGACATGCTCCGCAAAAAAGAACCCAAAAGCGGACTGGCCTTGCTCTCCAAGAAATAA
- the lhgO gene encoding L-2-hydroxyglutarate oxidase — protein sequence MFSAHTVICGAGILGLTIARELIKSGCDDIIVFDKESAPGMHASGRNSGVLHAGIYYDPGTLKAKMCLEGNRRMQVYCEEKGLPLFKSGKVIVARTEEELDTLDELERRATANGGTVEMIDEAQLAELEPNAKTVQRALYSPNTAVVNPKRVVNAIHHELETSGKVRFFFDTRFTGAGRNRVRTTQGDIGYSLFINAAGAYSDKIAHAFGIGEEYCLLPFKGIYHKLKKPAADSINGSIYPVPNIKNPFLGVHFTRSVHGDVYIGPTAIPAFGRENYGILKGLDSEFLSILFHDLTMFLGNEKFRQVALEEPRKYFFKYFFNDAAKLVKTISPDDFISTSKAGIRPQLVNTKTKELVMDFVVKRHNNSVHILNSISPAFTSSMYFAELTIKEFINNIY from the coding sequence ATGTTTTCAGCACACACTGTCATCTGCGGAGCCGGCATACTCGGTCTGACTATAGCCCGCGAACTGATCAAATCCGGTTGCGACGACATTATAGTTTTTGACAAGGAATCTGCGCCCGGCATGCATGCTTCGGGTAGAAACAGCGGCGTTCTTCATGCCGGCATCTATTATGATCCCGGCACGTTGAAGGCGAAGATGTGTCTGGAAGGCAACCGACGCATGCAGGTTTATTGCGAAGAAAAAGGCCTGCCGCTCTTCAAATCCGGCAAAGTTATCGTGGCTCGGACAGAAGAGGAGTTGGATACACTGGATGAACTTGAAAGACGCGCTACAGCCAACGGCGGCACTGTCGAGATGATCGACGAAGCGCAACTGGCTGAACTGGAGCCCAATGCCAAAACAGTCCAGCGCGCGCTGTACTCACCCAACACTGCCGTTGTTAACCCCAAAAGAGTTGTCAACGCCATACACCATGAGCTTGAGACAAGCGGAAAAGTGCGTTTTTTCTTTGATACACGTTTCACCGGCGCAGGAAGAAATCGCGTACGCACCACTCAGGGGGATATCGGATATTCACTCTTCATCAACGCAGCTGGAGCATACAGCGACAAAATCGCCCACGCCTTCGGTATTGGTGAAGAATATTGCCTGCTCCCCTTCAAAGGCATCTACCACAAACTGAAAAAACCAGCGGCCGATTCGATAAACGGGTCCATTTATCCGGTACCAAACATCAAAAACCCATTTCTTGGCGTCCACTTCACCCGCAGTGTTCATGGTGATGTCTATATCGGTCCTACGGCCATACCGGCCTTTGGGCGCGAAAATTACGGAATTCTCAAAGGATTGGACTCAGAATTTCTATCCATACTGTTCCACGATCTGACCATGTTTCTCGGGAACGAAAAGTTTCGTCAGGTAGCCCTTGAGGAGCCACGAAAATATTTTTTCAAGTACTTCTTCAATGACGCTGCGAAACTGGTTAAAACGATCTCACCCGATGATTTTATTTCCACGTCAAAAGCAGGAATACGCCCACAGTTGGTGAATACGAAGACCAAAGAACTGGTCATGGATTTTGTCGTCAAACGCCACAATAATTCAGTGCACATTCTCAACTCGATTTCACCCGCTTTTACAAGCTCCATGTATTTCGCTGAGTTGACAATCAAAGAATTTATTAACAATATTTATTAA